One genomic region from Clostridium saccharobutylicum DSM 13864 encodes:
- a CDS encoding IS3 family transposase (programmed frameshift) — protein sequence MSKKLFTNKEIELLSKNKYIKNVTNKAITYTDEFKILFIAERSKGKLPIHIFQDAGFDTDVIGNNRIWCASKRWRNIYNESGALGLRDSRKLNSGRPLKRELTVNEIIAKKDAEIAYWKAEAELLKKFELQERQVKNNKLSSTSIFKIIQSIISKYSYKNIISHLCKIAEVSRSGYYNYLNSSNKRNSKDEKDLELKHIILKAFNHRGYKKGSRSIKMVLEHEFNRVINRKCIQRIMRKYNIVCPIRKANPYRRMMKATKEHTVLPNTLNREFKQGLVGKVLLTDITYLTYGASNRAYLSTIKDASTNEILSYHLSESLTLDIATETVKKLMRNHKKLLDKDVFIHSDQGVHYTSPRFQKLLKKYKIGQSMSRRGNCWDNAPQESFFGHMKDEIDLKICTTFYELESTINNYMDYYNNYRYQWGLKKLAPVQYRDQLLAA from the exons ATGAGTAAAAAACTATTTACTAATAAAGAAATTGAATTGTTATCAAAGAATAAATATATAAAAAACGTCACAAATAAAGCAATCACGTATACAGATGAATTTAAAATACTTTTTATCGCTGAGCGTAGCAAAGGTAAACTACCTATTCATATTTTTCAGGATGCAGGATTTGATACAGATGTTATTGGAAATAATAGAATTTGGTGCGCAAGTAAAAGATGGCGTAATATTTATAATGAATCAGGAGCGCTTGGATTGAGAGATTCTCGAAAATTAAATAGTGGTCGTCCACTAAAACGTGAACTAACCGTGAATGAAATAATAGCTAAAAAAGATGCTGAAATTGCTTATTGGAAAGCGGAGGCAGAACTATTAAAAAAAT TCGAGCTGCAAGAAAGGCAGGTGAAAAATAATAAATTAAGTTCAACATCAATATTCAAGATCATACAGAGTATAATTTCAAAATACAGTTATAAAAATATAATTTCTCATTTATGCAAAATAGCTGAAGTCTCTAGATCAGGATATTATAATTATTTAAATTCAAGTAATAAGCGTAATTCTAAAGATGAAAAGGATTTAGAATTAAAGCATATAATTCTTAAAGCATTTAATCATAGAGGCTACAAGAAAGGATCACGCTCTATAAAAATGGTTTTAGAACATGAATTTAATAGAGTAATAAATCGAAAGTGTATACAAAGAATTATGAGAAAATATAATATTGTGTGTCCAATTAGAAAGGCAAACCCTTATCGTAGAATGATGAAAGCTACTAAAGAACATACAGTTCTACCTAATACTTTGAACAGGGAATTCAAACAAGGTTTGGTCGGTAAGGTATTATTAACTGATATAACTTATTTAACATATGGAGCATCTAATAGAGCCTATTTATCTACTATTAAAGATGCTTCTACAAATGAAATTCTCTCGTATCATCTTTCAGAAAGTCTTACATTAGATATAGCTACTGAAACTGTTAAAAAGCTGATGAGGAATCATAAAAAATTACTTGATAAAGATGTTTTTATTCATTCAGATCAAGGCGTTCATTACACTAGTCCTAGATTTCAAAAACTTCTTAAGAAATATAAAATTGGACAATCCATGTCTAGACGCGGAAACTGTTGGGACAACGCCCCGCAGGAATCATTTTTTGGACATATGAAAGATGAAATAGACTTAAAAATTTGTACAACATTTTACGAATTAGAATCAACAATTAATAATTATATGGATTACTATAATAATTACAGATACCAATGGGGACTTAAAAAGCTGGCTCCTGTTCAATATCGGGACCAGCTTTTAGCTGCCTAG
- the glmS gene encoding glutamine--fructose-6-phosphate transaminase (isomerizing) — protein MCGIVGYLGSGRATSFLINGLSKLEYRGYDSAGVAVLNEGNIEVRKFKGRLANLANNINENPVEGNIGIGHTRWATHGAPSDVNSHPHLNSKETIAVVQNGIIENYLTLRTWLKGEGYTFKSETDTEVIPNLIDYYYKGDLFEAVKKALKRLEGSYALGVVCKDEPDKLIAVRKECPLIVGLGKDESFIASDIPAVLSYTRDVYLLEDHEIAVLSKDGVKLYSEDGKEVQKEIYHVTWSEDAAEKGGFEDFMLKEIHEQPRAIRDTMAGRISMDHDIVLDDLKITKEDLENTDRVFIVACGTAYHAGLVGKNLIESLAKIPVEVDIASEFRYRNPLVTEKSLVIVVSQSGETADTLAALRNSKNIGATVIALTNVVGSSVSREADHVLYTLAGPEISVASTKAYTTQIIGMYMIAMKFAELLGKLKSDRLDKLKEELLDLPEKVELVLEDKELIKAIAEKVYDENDMFYLGRGLDYALALEGSLKLKEISYIHAEAYAGGELKHGPIALIEEGTKVVTLLTQEALREKMVSNIVEIKARGAEVIGVCYEGTKGLEEVLDNVIYIPRTIDIFAPVLGVAVLQLFSYYVAKAKGCDIDKPRNLAKSVTVE, from the coding sequence ATGTGCGGAATAGTAGGATATTTAGGAAGTGGAAGAGCAACATCATTTTTAATTAATGGATTATCAAAATTAGAATATAGAGGCTATGATTCAGCCGGAGTTGCTGTTCTTAATGAAGGAAATATAGAAGTTAGAAAATTTAAGGGACGTTTAGCTAATTTAGCTAATAATATAAATGAAAATCCTGTTGAAGGAAATATCGGAATTGGTCATACTAGATGGGCAACTCATGGAGCTCCATCAGATGTAAATTCACATCCACATTTAAACAGCAAAGAAACAATTGCTGTAGTTCAAAATGGTATAATAGAAAATTATTTAACTCTTAGAACATGGTTAAAAGGAGAAGGATATACTTTCAAATCAGAAACTGATACAGAAGTTATTCCAAATTTAATTGATTACTATTATAAGGGAGATTTATTTGAAGCTGTTAAGAAAGCACTTAAAAGACTTGAAGGAAGCTATGCTTTAGGAGTGGTTTGCAAAGATGAACCGGATAAATTAATAGCTGTTAGAAAAGAATGTCCATTAATAGTTGGACTTGGAAAGGATGAGTCATTTATAGCATCTGATATTCCAGCAGTATTAAGCTATACAAGAGATGTATATCTTTTAGAGGATCATGAAATTGCTGTACTTTCAAAAGATGGAGTTAAGCTTTATAGTGAAGATGGAAAAGAAGTTCAAAAAGAAATATACCATGTAACATGGAGTGAAGATGCAGCTGAAAAAGGTGGATTTGAAGATTTCATGTTAAAAGAAATTCATGAACAACCAAGAGCTATAAGAGATACTATGGCTGGAAGAATTTCAATGGATCATGACATTGTATTAGATGATTTAAAAATAACAAAGGAAGATTTAGAAAATACCGACAGAGTATTTATAGTAGCTTGTGGTACAGCTTATCATGCTGGACTTGTAGGTAAAAACTTAATTGAATCTCTTGCAAAAATCCCAGTTGAAGTTGATATTGCATCAGAATTCAGATATAGAAATCCATTAGTTACAGAAAAATCTTTAGTTATAGTTGTAAGTCAATCAGGAGAAACAGCTGATACTTTAGCAGCACTTAGAAATTCTAAAAATATAGGAGCTACAGTTATTGCATTAACTAATGTAGTAGGAAGTTCAGTTTCAAGAGAAGCAGATCATGTATTATATACACTTGCTGGTCCAGAAATTTCGGTTGCTTCAACTAAAGCATATACAACTCAAATTATTGGAATGTATATGATAGCTATGAAATTTGCTGAATTATTAGGTAAATTAAAGAGCGATAGATTAGATAAATTAAAAGAAGAATTATTAGATTTACCAGAAAAGGTAGAGCTAGTTTTAGAAGATAAAGAATTAATAAAAGCTATAGCTGAAAAAGTATATGATGAAAATGATATGTTCTATTTAGGTAGAGGATTAGATTATGCATTAGCATTAGAAGGTTCACTTAAATTAAAAGAAATATCATACATCCATGCTGAAGCATATGCTGGTGGAGAATTAAAACATGGTCCTATAGCATTAATTGAAGAAGGAACAAAAGTTGTAACTTTATTAACTCAAGAAGCTTTAAGAGAAAAAATGGTAAGTAATATTGTTGAAATTAAAGCTAGAGGTGCAGAAGTTATTGGCGTTTGTTATGAAGGAACTAAGGGATTAGAAGAAGTTTTAGATAATGTTATATATATCCCAAGAACTATAGATATATTTGCACCAGTACTTGGAGTTGCAGTGCTTCAATTATTCTCATACTATGTAGCTAAAGCTAAAGGCTGCGATATTGATAAGCCAAGAAACTTAGCTAAATCTGTTACTGTAGAATAA
- a CDS encoding TolC family protein: MRKNINKIIAIAIGISVMSANSLPVFASETGQATASVSTSSQSVQKNILTVQQAVDAAIANSDKLKLKTKEIQKYRDEIKVQRKINDAKKDVAGDLDHDAKKVIDFPYDKLNITADQTEQEQNFMKDQIKNDITSQYNDIVSTEVAIDKAKKNIEIQTTKLNNLKLKNQLGLTIDTDVTSTQLQIQTLKDTVTAKENTLKDKKDYFQVLTNLNLDNYTFDHSLDYKTFRIDGTIDKYVSDKLDEYFKYNEKMFNLAKDNVGNVKSASDYDADVDDQIHDFKEPNKSSYSDITTTAAVKIKNADGTTTSGEVINNISAESQWKSAESTYESDLSNYSGYLDLKYSVDSSRVTIDESKKTLTNAIKGLYSQVLDLENQIAQVQENIKLTNKQLEFAKLQYDLGLTTKSDYDNTVLKAQDLDTNLRTLINNYNILKDKIQEPWLVAGSSNQ, encoded by the coding sequence ATGAGAAAGAACATAAATAAGATAATAGCAATAGCTATTGGAATAAGTGTAATGAGTGCAAATTCTCTACCAGTATTTGCAAGTGAAACAGGACAAGCTACAGCATCAGTAAGCACAAGCTCACAAAGTGTACAAAAGAATATACTTACTGTACAACAAGCTGTAGATGCAGCAATAGCAAATAGTGATAAGTTAAAATTAAAGACTAAGGAAATACAAAAATATAGAGATGAAATTAAAGTTCAAAGAAAAATTAATGATGCAAAAAAGGATGTTGCTGGGGACCTTGATCATGATGCAAAGAAAGTTATAGACTTTCCTTATGATAAGCTTAATATAACAGCAGATCAAACAGAACAAGAACAAAATTTTATGAAAGATCAAATTAAAAATGATATTACAAGTCAATATAATGACATTGTTTCAACTGAAGTAGCAATAGATAAAGCAAAAAAGAACATAGAAATACAAACTACTAAATTGAATAATTTAAAATTAAAGAATCAATTGGGGTTAACAATAGATACAGATGTAACATCAACACAACTTCAAATTCAGACTTTGAAAGATACTGTAACAGCTAAGGAAAATACTTTAAAAGACAAAAAAGATTATTTTCAAGTATTAACAAATTTGAATTTAGATAATTATACTTTTGATCATAGTTTAGATTATAAGACATTTAGAATAGATGGAACTATTGATAAATATGTTTCAGATAAATTAGATGAATATTTTAAATACAATGAAAAGATGTTTAATCTTGCTAAAGATAATGTTGGAAATGTAAAATCTGCTAGTGATTATGATGCAGATGTTGATGATCAAATACATGATTTCAAAGAACCTAATAAAAGTAGCTATTCAGATATAACAACAACAGCTGCTGTTAAAATTAAAAATGCTGATGGAACTACTACTAGTGGAGAAGTCATTAATAATATTTCCGCAGAATCTCAGTGGAAAAGTGCAGAGAGTACTTATGAGTCTGATTTAAGCAATTATAGCGGTTACTTAGATTTAAAATATAGCGTTGATAGCAGTAGAGTTACGATAGATGAATCAAAGAAGACTTTAACAAACGCAATAAAAGGATTATATTCACAAGTGCTTGATTTAGAAAATCAAATTGCCCAAGTACAAGAAAATATTAAGTTAACTAATAAACAGCTTGAATTTGCAAAATTACAATATGATTTAGGATTAACAACAAAATCAGATTATGATAACACTGTGTTAAAAGCTCAAGATCTTGATACAAATTTAAGAACTCTTATTAATAACTACAATATATTAAAAGATAAAATTCAAGAACCATGGTTAGTTGCTGGTAGTAGCAATCAATAA
- a CDS encoding ABC transporter permease → MFIKENILLAIAGLKSSKMRALLTMLGIIIGISSVIAIFSIGNAITSTVSSELDKLGGNNMSVRIKEKSEDNDQGESRSSKSLEDRDLISLDQINSIQQTFSDRISSISIETDSGNGKVKDGYLYNNIAVTGVNDGYKDVNGVKLINGRFISDKDIKGMKKVAVVSDKLVNNMFKGKNNPLGKEIKVYIEGNIETYVVIGVYEYEPPSFLEGGGTATKEKDIQTNLYIPITTAKAGEEYKNYYSFMIKPNTNTDSEKLMKDMKKYTDKLYKDNKNWTLEVRNFKNQAQSFTTILNSISLGVSVIAAIALLVGGIGVMNIMLVSVTERTREIGTRKALGAKSIHIKMQFITESVIICTIGGIIGMILGIGMAAITCKCLKLPVSVSAPIILISFTFSMAIGVFFGYYPAKKAASLDPIEALRYE, encoded by the coding sequence ATGTTTATAAAGGAGAATATATTACTTGCAATAGCAGGTTTAAAATCAAGTAAAATGCGTGCGCTATTGACAATGCTTGGAATTATAATAGGAATATCATCTGTCATAGCAATTTTTTCCATTGGAAATGCAATTACTTCTACAGTTTCAAGCGAATTGGATAAATTAGGTGGCAATAATATGTCTGTTCGGATAAAAGAAAAAAGTGAAGACAATGATCAAGGAGAAAGCAGATCAAGTAAATCACTAGAAGATAGAGATCTTATTTCTTTGGATCAAATAAATTCAATTCAGCAAACATTTTCGGATAGAATTAGCAGTATAAGTATAGAGACAGATTCGGGAAATGGAAAAGTAAAGGATGGATATTTATATAATAATATAGCTGTTACAGGAGTAAATGACGGATATAAGGATGTTAATGGTGTCAAATTAATTAATGGAAGATTTATTTCTGACAAGGATATTAAAGGAATGAAAAAAGTTGCTGTAGTTTCGGATAAACTTGTTAATAATATGTTTAAGGGTAAGAATAATCCTTTAGGTAAAGAAATTAAAGTTTATATAGAAGGTAACATCGAAACATATGTTGTTATAGGGGTATATGAATATGAGCCCCCTTCTTTTCTTGAAGGGGGAGGAACTGCTACAAAAGAAAAAGATATACAAACTAATTTATATATTCCTATAACGACAGCAAAAGCAGGAGAAGAATATAAAAATTATTATAGTTTCATGATTAAGCCTAATACGAATACTGATTCAGAAAAGCTTATGAAAGATATGAAAAAATATACAGATAAATTATATAAGGATAATAAAAATTGGACATTAGAAGTTAGGAACTTTAAAAATCAAGCACAATCATTTACAACGATACTTAATTCAATATCATTGGGTGTATCTGTAATTGCAGCTATAGCTTTACTTGTAGGTGGAATAGGTGTAATGAACATAATGCTTGTATCTGTTACAGAAAGAACAAGAGAAATAGGAACAAGAAAAGCTCTTGGGGCTAAGAGTATTCATATAAAAATGCAGTTTATAACGGAATCAGTTATAATATGTACAATTGGTGGAATTATAGGAATGATACTTGGAATTGGAATGGCGGCAATTACATGTAAATGCTTAAAGTTACCAGTATCTGTATCTGCTCCGATAATTTTAATAAGCTTTACATTCTCAATGGCAATTGGAGTATTCTTTGGGTATTACCCTGCTAAAAAAGCAGCCAGCCTTGATCCAATTGAAGCATTAAGATATGAATAA
- a CDS encoding MarR family winged helix-turn-helix transcriptional regulator has protein sequence MDKDNLFKVADSMVDFLCIIQNSITNVQDIAKIFQLTFDNEKEHFSDLSIPPSHARVVFYLLNYNSSPISQIAYSLGISKSNMTPIIDNLINCGLVNRYPDSNDRRILRVELTEKAYDLLNAFRKAFSYSLAEKISSLSDNEVSTLDNSLSNVITVLKKLK, from the coding sequence ATGGATAAAGATAATTTATTCAAAGTCGCAGATTCAATGGTAGACTTTTTATGTATTATTCAAAATAGTATAACTAATGTGCAGGACATAGCAAAAATTTTTCAATTAACATTTGATAATGAAAAAGAGCACTTTTCAGACCTTTCAATTCCACCTTCACATGCTAGAGTTGTTTTTTACCTTCTAAACTATAATTCATCTCCCATTTCTCAAATAGCATATAGTTTAGGAATATCAAAATCTAATATGACTCCAATTATAGATAATTTAATTAATTGTGGATTAGTTAATAGATACCCTGATTCTAACGACAGAAGAATTCTTAGAGTTGAACTAACTGAAAAAGCTTATGATTTATTAAATGCTTTTCGTAAAGCATTCTCATATTCGTTAGCTGAAAAAATATCATCTCTTTCTGATAACGAAGTTTCTACATTAGATAACTCTTTATCAAATGTTATAACTGTACTTAAAAAGCTTAAATAG
- a CDS encoding HlyD family secretion protein, whose protein sequence is MLKLNIKKLKPKGISSNTLKPKRKLKEKVMLLIIAFIVIIAFIIGKVIMPKPLPSAKCTTLSKGEIVNKVSVLGKIKSEESTNIYSTVDNVIKEVNVKEGDKVKAGDVLAILDSSGLEKDLEQQTAAADADDASIRADIDSTKKAYDDALRLHDESVNSEIKNAEEALRVAKINLDDKNKIYEKNKTLFSAGAITESDLDKTKIDFETASSDYEKAKVSLEDSKAKSDQALNTAKSSYDTAQAKGSDKSKRIGIEKLKQQLDNCTIKATTDGTITNVNAVVGNPGSGVLFQIEDLDNMEVTVPIKEVDIPNVKLGQRTEIKTDATGEEIISGEVTSINPVAGKEVMPQSQGKSGSGMQPQSQDTSSDSGFEAKVKINDKNENMRVGMSARVNIITSEKSDIYSVSSENIVGDGDNKSIYVAEKDGQKPNEYIIKELPINTGLESDFNIEISGEGISDGIFVIDDPSTYKVGDKIQIKEG, encoded by the coding sequence ATGCTAAAATTGAATATCAAAAAATTAAAACCTAAAGGTATAAGTTCTAATACTTTAAAACCAAAAAGGAAATTAAAGGAAAAAGTGATGCTTTTAATTATTGCATTTATAGTAATTATAGCTTTTATAATAGGTAAAGTAATTATGCCTAAGCCATTACCAAGTGCTAAATGCACGACTTTGTCAAAAGGAGAAATTGTAAATAAGGTAAGTGTTTTGGGCAAAATAAAAAGTGAAGAGTCTACTAATATATATAGTACAGTAGATAATGTGATTAAAGAAGTTAATGTAAAAGAGGGAGACAAAGTTAAGGCAGGAGATGTTTTAGCGATATTAGATTCATCAGGATTGGAAAAAGATCTTGAACAACAAACAGCAGCTGCTGACGCAGATGATGCTAGTATTAGAGCCGATATTGATTCTACAAAAAAGGCATATGATGATGCATTACGATTACATGATGAAAGCGTGAATTCGGAAATAAAAAATGCTGAGGAAGCTTTAAGAGTAGCAAAGATTAATCTTGATGATAAAAATAAAATATATGAAAAGAATAAAACACTGTTTAGTGCAGGAGCAATTACAGAGAGCGATTTAGATAAAACTAAAATAGATTTTGAGACTGCAAGTTCAGATTATGAAAAAGCAAAAGTATCATTAGAAGATTCTAAAGCTAAATCTGACCAAGCATTAAATACAGCTAAAAGTAGTTATGATACAGCACAAGCAAAAGGCAGTGATAAAAGTAAGCGTATTGGAATTGAAAAATTAAAACAACAATTAGACAATTGTACAATTAAAGCTACTACCGATGGTACTATTACAAATGTAAATGCTGTTGTAGGAAATCCAGGTAGTGGAGTTTTATTTCAAATTGAGGACTTGGACAATATGGAAGTAACTGTACCAATTAAAGAAGTTGATATACCAAATGTTAAGTTAGGGCAAAGAACTGAAATAAAAACAGATGCAACTGGAGAGGAGATTATTTCTGGAGAAGTAACGAGTATTAATCCAGTTGCAGGAAAGGAAGTTATGCCTCAAAGTCAGGGTAAGTCAGGCAGTGGCATGCAACCTCAATCTCAGGATACAAGTTCAGATTCAGGATTTGAAGCTAAGGTTAAAATTAATGACAAGAACGAAAATATGAGAGTAGGAATGAGTGCAAGAGTAAATATTATTACAAGTGAAAAATCAGACATTTATTCAGTGTCATCAGAGAATATAGTTGGAGATGGAGATAATAAAAGTATATATGTAGCAGAAAAAGATGGTCAAAAACCAAATGAGTATATAATTAAGGAATTACCAATAAATACAGGACTTGAGTCTGATTTCAATATTGAAATTTCAGGTGAAGGAATTTCTGATGGAATATTCGTAATTGATGATCCTTCAACATATAAAGTTGGAGATAAAATCCAAATAAAAGAAGGGTGA
- a CDS encoding trans-sulfuration enzyme family protein, giving the protein MTIKKSFETIAVNGVSGGDRRTGAISFPIYQSATFRHNGLNNSTGYDYSRAQNPTREETEKTLASLEGGNEAIGFSTGVAAITACINLFKAGDHVILSDDLYGGTYRLFSETYKEFGLEATFVDTTDTTSIVEAINENTKAMFIETPSNPMMKVTDIKAVAQIAKEHDLLLVVDNTFLTPYYQRPLELGADIVIHSGTKFLGGHHDLLAGFIVANDNNIIERLRRIHMSTGATLSPFDSWLVLRGIKTLHIRLDRAQENTLKVAKFLDNNPKIEKVYYVGLENFDGYELNKKQATGFGATLSFRVKDKSLIEKILNNVKVIRFAESLGGVETLITYPITQTHSEIPEEIKKRLGVDEYLLRLSVGIENVDDLINDLDNAIGK; this is encoded by the coding sequence ATGACAATAAAAAAATCGTTTGAAACAATTGCAGTTAATGGAGTATCAGGTGGAGATAGAAGAACAGGGGCAATAAGTTTTCCTATATATCAATCTGCTACATTTAGACATAATGGATTAAATAATAGTACAGGGTATGATTATTCAAGAGCTCAAAATCCAACAAGAGAAGAAACTGAAAAGACATTAGCAAGTTTAGAAGGTGGAAATGAGGCGATAGGTTTTTCAACAGGAGTAGCAGCAATTACAGCCTGTATAAACTTATTTAAGGCTGGTGATCATGTTATTTTATCAGATGATTTATATGGTGGAACTTATAGATTATTTAGTGAAACTTATAAGGAATTTGGATTAGAAGCTACATTTGTAGATACAACCGATACAACAAGTATAGTAGAAGCTATAAATGAGAATACAAAGGCAATGTTTATAGAAACTCCTTCAAATCCAATGATGAAAGTAACTGATATAAAAGCAGTAGCTCAAATAGCTAAAGAGCATGATTTATTATTAGTTGTAGATAATACTTTCTTAACACCATATTATCAAAGGCCATTAGAACTTGGAGCTGACATAGTAATTCATAGTGGAACTAAATTTTTAGGTGGCCATCATGATTTATTAGCAGGATTTATAGTTGCAAATGATAATAATATAATAGAAAGATTGAGAAGAATTCATATGTCAACAGGAGCGACATTATCTCCATTTGATTCATGGCTAGTTTTAAGAGGAATTAAGACGTTACACATAAGATTAGACAGAGCACAAGAGAATACTTTGAAGGTAGCAAAATTTTTAGATAACAATCCTAAAATTGAAAAAGTATATTATGTAGGATTAGAAAATTTTGATGGATATGAATTGAATAAGAAGCAAGCAACTGGATTTGGAGCAACATTATCGTTTAGAGTTAAAGATAAATCATTAATAGAAAAAATACTTAATAATGTAAAAGTAATAAGATTTGCAGAAAGTTTAGGTGGAGTTGAAACATTAATAACATATCCAATTACTCAAACACATTCAGAAATTCCAGAAGAAATTAAGAAAAGATTAGGTGTTGATGAATATTTACTTAGATTATCAGTTGGTATAGAAAACGTAGATGATTTGATAAATGATTTGGATAATGCAATAGGAAAATAA
- a CDS encoding trans-sulfuration enzyme family protein, which translates to MNFGTKLIHASGDIDPATGSVSTPIYQTSTFHQFDIDNFGKYDYSRSGNPTRDVLEKLIAELEGGERGFAFASGMAAIASVLSIFSAGDHIIICGDVYGGTYRAATKLFSRFNIDFTFVDASNIEEIRSAFKENTRGLYLETPSNPLLKVTDLRAASRIANEHNAITIVDNTFMSPYLQRPLELGADIVVHSATKFLGGHSDVLAGLVVTKTKELSDRVYQVQNTFGAVLGPQDSWLLIRGIKTLKVRLDALQKSAQKLAEWLEGRDEVEKVYYLGLESMEGRELHLEQAYGAGAVLSFKFKDIERTTIFLNNVKNVAVAVSLGSVETIVSYPAKMSHAAIPKEEREQLGITDTLIRVSVGLEDIDDLLGSFQEAIEK; encoded by the coding sequence ATGAATTTTGGAACTAAATTAATACATGCAAGCGGAGATATAGATCCAGCAACAGGATCTGTAAGTACTCCAATATATCAAACATCAACTTTTCATCAATTTGATATAGATAACTTTGGAAAATATGACTATTCAAGATCTGGAAATCCAACTAGAGATGTATTGGAAAAGTTAATTGCAGAGCTTGAAGGCGGAGAAAGAGGTTTTGCATTTGCATCAGGAATGGCAGCAATTGCATCAGTATTATCGATATTTTCAGCTGGAGATCACATTATAATTTGTGGTGATGTTTATGGTGGAACATATAGAGCAGCAACAAAATTATTTTCAAGATTTAATATTGATTTTACTTTTGTAGATGCATCAAATATTGAAGAGATAAGAAGCGCTTTTAAGGAAAATACAAGAGGACTTTATTTGGAAACACCTTCAAATCCATTATTAAAAGTTACGGATTTAAGAGCTGCTAGTAGAATTGCTAATGAGCATAATGCAATAACAATAGTAGATAACACTTTTATGTCTCCATACCTTCAAAGACCATTAGAACTTGGAGCAGATATAGTAGTTCATAGTGCAACTAAATTTTTAGGTGGGCATAGTGATGTATTAGCAGGACTTGTTGTTACTAAAACTAAAGAACTTAGTGATAGGGTTTATCAAGTGCAAAATACATTTGGTGCTGTTCTTGGACCACAAGATTCATGGCTTTTAATTAGAGGAATTAAAACTTTAAAAGTTAGACTTGATGCACTTCAAAAAAGTGCACAAAAATTAGCAGAGTGGCTTGAAGGAAGAGATGAAGTAGAAAAAGTTTATTATCTTGGACTTGAGTCAATGGAAGGAAGAGAGTTACACTTAGAGCAAGCATATGGTGCAGGTGCAGTTTTATCATTTAAATTTAAAGATATAGAAAGAACAACAATATTTTTAAACAATGTAAAAAATGTAGCTGTAGCAGTAAGCTTAGGTAGTGTTGAAACTATAGTTTCATATCCAGCTAAAATGAGCCATGCAGCAATTCCAAAGGAAGAAAGAGAACAACTTGGAATTACAGATACATTAATAAGAGTGTCTGTAGGATTAGAAGATATAGATGACTTGTTAGGTTCATTCCAAGAAGCAATAGAAAAATAG
- a CDS encoding ABC transporter ATP-binding protein — protein sequence MSENVIEMKNIVKSFYIGTPNELNILKNIDITVKKGEFVSIVGTSGSGKSTLMNIIGALDRPTSGTYILGGTDVNEQTDNGLSEVRNKKIGFVFQTYNLIPRSSALKNVELPMLYYGMNRHERKERAEQLLELVGMKDRMKHQPNELSGGQKQRVAIARALANDPSIILADEPTGALDSVTGRLVMDLFHKVHEVEGKTIVLITHNYELAEETERIITLKDGKIVAEEYNDKYIRRFPNGEKICL from the coding sequence TTGAGTGAAAATGTAATAGAAATGAAGAATATTGTTAAAAGTTTTTATATTGGGACTCCTAATGAGTTGAATATACTTAAGAATATAGATATAACAGTAAAAAAAGGTGAATTTGTATCAATAGTTGGAACATCTGGTTCTGGTAAAAGTACTTTGATGAATATAATAGGAGCTCTGGATAGACCAACTTCTGGAACATATATTTTAGGTGGTACAGATGTTAATGAACAAACAGATAATGGATTGTCAGAAGTAAGAAATAAGAAAATAGGTTTTGTATTTCAAACATATAATTTAATACCAAGAAGTTCAGCTTTGAAGAATGTTGAATTGCCAATGCTGTACTATGGAATGAATAGACATGAGAGAAAGGAACGGGCAGAGCAACTTTTAGAACTAGTTGGAATGAAAGATAGAATGAAACACCAGCCAAATGAATTGTCAGGAGGACAGAAGCAAAGGGTAGCAATTGCCAGGGCGCTTGCCAATGATCCAAGTATAATACTTGCAGATGAACCAACTGGAGCACTTGATTCAGTAACAGGGAGGCTTGTTATGGATTTATTTCATAAGGTACATGAAGTAGAAGGCAAGACCATAGTTCTTATAACTCATAACTATGAACTTGCAGAAGAAACAGAGAGAATTATAACATTAAAGGATGGAAAGATAGTAGCAGAAGAGTATAATGATAAGTATATAAGAAGATTTCCAAATGGTGAAAAGATATGTTTATAA